From a region of the Sesamum indicum cultivar Zhongzhi No. 13 linkage group LG3, S_indicum_v1.0, whole genome shotgun sequence genome:
- the LOC105157438 gene encoding putative late blight resistance protein homolog R1A-3, whose amino-acid sequence MAVAAYASLLSLSHVLENIQHPARRTRLHLDSNQLQTLQQKVQFLLEFLEVDSGRISLEMEDLARQIAILADEAEDVIDLHVVYQLGEGCRDESQDMAALSSFYQDIHKVIQKIDSIMNELGMIQEDCTHVSKQQPAVSVPDSSSTAFTSSGKSSTMVGFDEHLVRVMDELTRNEPDLQIIPITGMGGIDDEIKASELIKLWVAEGFLKPSRAKTLEEVAEEYLRNLIDRNLILVHKWNYGGKKAKTCRIHDLLRDLCLRQSQKECLICVPKAQRIDFFEPRWEICLCFLCSSQLDEDQRMDLPEVQVTSQSTSLASLSVCDGCRIMYPNLVRLRLLRVKAYVDDMEFLHPTKLCYLKTEFESPSTISLLWNLQTLTLSLSSGVLPSEIWDMPQLRHLIGSGDIVLPHPIVTQDSVIMENLQTLADFRDFRCTIDVLDRLPNLKKLGIVYIKKGSGCLENLAYLQKLESLFLLEENVSLLANITFPTSLKKLSLSNCCIPWEEMTIFGSVLPNLEKLTLYYNAFTGPEWSPVDGQFPRLKVLIIWYNDLERWRAESIHFPNLERLHLYNMFCLEEIPLGIGDIPTLLSIHLEDCSDSSVNSAKQILEEQQTNSVDKAEES is encoded by the exons AAGATCTGGCAAGACAGATCGCTATTCTTGCTGATGAAGCAGAAGATGTCATTGACTTACATGTCGTATATCAACTTGGTGAGGGATGTCGGGATGAAAGTCAGGATATGGCCGCCCTCTCATCTTTCTATCAAGATATACACAAAGTAATCCAAAAGATTGACTCCATCATGAACGAGTTGGGGATGATCCAAGAGGACTGCACCCATGTCTCAAAACAACAACCCGCAGTATCTGTGCCTGATAGTTCATCCACAGCATTTACTTCCAGTGGCAAGAGTAGTACCATGGTCGGATTTGATGAGCACTTGGTTCGAGTCATGGACGAGCTCACTAGAAATGAACCTGATCTCCAAATCATCCCAATAACTGGGATGGGAGGTATTG ATGACGAGATTAAAGCCTCcgagctaataaaattatgggttGCCGAAGGATTTTTGAAACCATCGAGAGCTAAAACCTTGGAAGAGGTTGCAGAGGAATACTTGAGAAATCTTATTGACAGGAATCTGATTTTGGTTCATAAATGGAATTATGGAGGGAAGAAAGCTAAAACATGCAGGATTCATGATCTTCTAAGGGACCTATGCTTGAGACAATCTCAAAAAGAATGTTTGATTTGTGTACCAAAAGCGCAacgtattgatttttttgagcCCCGGTGGGAAATTTGCCTTTGTTTCCTATGTAGTTCTCAGCTCGATGAAGATCAAAGGATGGATCTTCCTGAAGTTCAGGTTACCTCACAGTCGACATCACTTGCAAGCCTTTCAGTGTGCGACGGCTGTCGGATTATGTATCCGAATCTGGTTAGATTGAGATTATTGAGGGTGAAAGCCTATGTGGACGATATGGAATTTCTGCATCCCACTAAATTGTGCTACCTTAAGACGGAATTTGAATCTCCGTCTACAATATCTTTGCTGTGGAACCTACAAACTTTAACTTTGAGTCTTTCCTCCGGAGTACTCCCGTCTGAAATCTGGGATATGCCACAACTTAGGCATCTAATTGGAAGTGGAGATATTGTTTTACCTCACCCAATAGTTACCCAGGATTCAGTGATCATGGAGAACCTACAGACGCTTGCTGATTTTCGAGATTTTAGGTGTACAATTGATGTCCTTGATAGACTTCCAAATCTTAAGAAACTGGGAATTGTTTACATTAAAAAAGGCAGCGGTTGTCTAGAAAATCTTGCTTACTTACAGAAACTGGaatcactttttcttttagagGAAAATGTGTCGCTATTGGCAAACATCACCTTCCCCACTTCACTCAAGAAATTGAGTTTGTCAAATTGCTGTATTCCTTGGGAGGAGATGACGATTTTTGGTTCTGTTTTGCCCAATCTTGAAAAGCTTACATTGTACTATAATGCATTCACGGGACCTGAGTGGAGTCCAGTTGATGGGCAATTTCCTCGATTGAAAGTGCTAATCATATGGTACAATGACCTAGAGCGGTGGAGAGCAGAAAGTATACACTTCCCCAATCTTGAGAGACTTCAtctttataatatgttttgcTTGGAGGAGATCCCTTTGGGTATTGGAGATATACCCACGCTCCTCTCAATTCATCTCGAGGATTGCAGCGATTCTTCCGTCAATTCGGCAAAGCAAATATTGGAGGAACAACAAA CTAATTCCGTCGACAAAGCAGAAGAAAGTTGA